From one Coffea eugenioides isolate CCC68of chromosome 11, Ceug_1.0, whole genome shotgun sequence genomic stretch:
- the LOC113753604 gene encoding RNA-dependent RNA polymerase 1-like translates to MGKTIQVFGFPDVLAAEIVTEFLERFTGQGTVYALEVKQSKGGPRAYARVQFINDRSAEYIIALAEQCLNYGSSYLRAWEMDSDLVPRPRTYEHHMEQIVLNFGCQVSENRFSVLCNVPNVSVRFGIGMRKMYFILHFRSCDYKLELSDENLWQIVLHRRGQAAKFLLIQLLGAPRVFQKLEESTFSYFQETPDDRWLRTTDFTSSCIGQSSGICLKLPRGIKLPNLRDYFPWYKESDSQFTLETGSPYSYNLVLAPILHPPRGLYLPYGILFKVCCLVQNGCLPGPSLDANFFRLVDPQRRDIRYIEHALENLYILNDCCYEPVQWLKEQYDKYDKLLQLPISPTLTLEGGLVYVRRVQVTPCKVYFCGPEVNVSNRVLRHFSEDIGNFLRVSFIDEEGNKMFATDLSPRIAANVNQRTKIYERILSTLKNGIVIGDKKFEFLAFSSSQLRDNSVWMFASRPGLTAADIRTWMGDFSRIRNVAKYAARLGQSFSSSTETLNVGTHEIEMIPDIEVRGGYFGASKYVFSDGIGKISAQFARQVARKCGFITSTPSAFQIRYGGFKGVVAVDPTSSKKLSLRQSMKKYESNNTKLDVLAWSKYQPCFLNRHIITLLSTLGVKDIVFEKKQCEAVSRLDTILTDPLRAHEALDLMASGENMNVLKEMLKCGYKPNSEPFLSMMLQTFRTSKLLELRTKTRIFIPNGRSMIGCLDETRTLEYGQVFVQLSSAGHGQFYDDSNQYSEQNVILEEKVVVAKNPCLHPGDVRILKAVNLPALHHMMDCVVFPQKGKRPHPNECSGSDLDGDTYFVCWDPDLIPPRQDRPMDYTPAPTMQLDHKVTIEEVEEYFTDYIVNNSLGIIANAHTVFADREPLKARSEPCLELAELHSIAVDFPKTGVPAEIPSHLRVKEFPDFMEKSDKPMYDSQRVIGKLFREVKGKAPLTSSIKSFTKQVARKSYDSDMEVDGFEDYIAEAFDYKSEYDYKLGNLMDYYGIETEAEILSGGIMKMSRSFDRRNDAEAVGRAMTSLRKEAKTWFNTNGDHFGDACAKASAWYHVTYHPKYWGCYNKGLNRAHYISFPWCVYDKLIQIKKASIRRSQQISLLELQFSHGLRFL, encoded by the exons ATGGGAAAGACAATTCAGGTTTTCGGTTTCCCTGATGTTCTGGCTGCAGAAATAGTCACCGAGTTTTTAGAACGATTCACAGGTCAGGGGACAGTATATGCTTTAGAGGTTAAGCAGTCCAAAGGAGGACCTAGAGCTTATGCTAGGGTCCAATTCATAAATGACAGAAGTGCTGAATACATTATTGCCTTGGCAGAGCAATGCCTTAATTATGGTTCTTCATATTTGAGGGCTTGGGAAATGGACAGTGATTTGGTTCCGAGGCCTAGGACCTATGAACATCACATGGAGCAAATAGTTCTGAATTTTGGATGTCAGGTGTCAGAGAATAGGTTTTCAGTGCTATGTAATGTGCCAAATGTTTCAGTCAGATTTGGAATCGGAATGAGGAAAAtgtattttattttgcattttcgCTCTTGTGACTACAAGCTTGAATTATCCGATGAAAACTTATGGCAGATTGTACTGCATCGACGTGGTCAAGCAGCAAAGTTTCTCCTCATACAG TTACTTGGTGCTCCTCGGgtttttcaaaaacttgaagagtctACCTTTAGCTACTTTCAGGAAACTCCAGATGACCGGTGGCTCAGGACGACAGATTTCACTTCATCCTGTATTGGGCAATCATCTGGCATATGTTTAAAGCTTCCTCGTGGTATTAAACTGCCAAATCTCAGGGACTATTTTCCTTGGTACAAAGAAAGTGACAGCCAATTTACGTTGGAAACTGGTTCCCCTTATTCATACAATTTGGTTTTAGCTCCTATTCTGCATCCTCCCCGAGGACTATATTTGCCATATGGAATCTTGTTCAAGGTCTGTTGTTTAGTACAGAATGGATGTCTTCCAGGGCCATCACTAGATGCTAATTTCTTTAGATTGGTTGATCCTCAAAGAAGAGATATCAGGTACATAGAACATGCCCTAGAGAATCTGTACATATTGAACGATTGCTGCTATGAGCCGGTGCAGTGGCTCAAGGAGCAGTATGATAAGTATGACAAGCTTCTGCAACTTCCGATATCACCTACTCTTACTTTGGAAGGTGGGTTGGTATATGTCCGGAGGGTACAAGTTACACCATGCAAAGTGTATTTCTGTGGTCCAGAGGTCAATGTATCTAATCGTGTATTGCGCCACTTTTCAGAGGACATTGGCAATTTCCTTCGTGTTTCTTTTATTGATGAAGAGGGGAACAAAATGTTTGCCACAGACTTGTCGCCTCGTATTGCTGCAAATGTGAATCAAAGAACCAAAATTTACGAGAGAATACTGTCAACATTAAAAAATGGCATAGTTATTGGGGATAAGAAGTTTGAATTTCTTGCCTTTTCTTCAAGTCAATTAAGGGATAATTCAGTGTGGATGTTTGCTTCAAGGCCTGGGCTTACTGCTGCTGATATAAGAACATGGATGGGTGATTTTAGTAGGATAAGAAATGTGGCGAAATATGCTGCCAGGCTTGGTCAATCTTTCAGCTCCTCCACGGAAACACTAAATGTTGGTACGCatgagattgaaatgattcctGACATAGAGGTAAGAGGTGGTTACTTCGGTGCATCCAAGTATGTCTTTTCTGATGGCATTGGGAAAATCTCTGCTCAATTTGCAAGGCAAGTTGCTAGGAAATGTGGCTTCATAACTTCTACTCCATCTGCTTTTCAAATTCGGTATGGCGGCTTTAAAGGTGTTGTGGCTGTTGATCCCACTTCATCAAAGAAGTTGTCACTGAGACAGAGCATGAAGAAATATGAATCCAATAACACCAAGTTGGATGTTTTAGCATGGAGTAAATATCAGCCTTGTTTCCTCAATCGCCATATCATCACTCTTCTGTCTACCCTGGGGGTCAAGGATATTGTCTTTGAAAAGAAGCAATGTGAAGCGGTTTCCCGGTTGGACACTATTCTAACTGATCCATTAAGGGCACATGAGGCTTTAGATTTAATGGCTTCTGGAGAGAATATGAATGTACTCAAGGAGATGCTGAAATGTGGCTATAAGCCTAATTCTGAACCATTTCTTTCAATGATGCTGCAGACTTTCCGTACATCAAAGTTGCTGGAATTGCGGACTAAAACAAGGATATTCATACCGAATGGAAGATCAATGATAGGATGTCTGGACGAAACCAGAACCTTGGAATATGGCCAGGTGTTTGTTCAGTTATCTAGTGCTGGGCATGGGCAATTTTATGATGATTCTAACCAGTATTCTGAACAAAATGTCATTCTTGAGGAAAAGGTGGTGGTTGCAAAAAATCCATGCTTGCACCCTGGTGACGTTCGTATTCTAAAAGCTGTTAATCTGCCAGCATTACATCATATGATGGACTGTGTTGTCTTCCCCCAGAAAGGAAAGAG GCCTCATCCAAATGAATGTTCTGGAAGCGATTTGGATGGAGACACTTACTTTGTTTGTTGGGACCCTGACCTGATTCCACCTCGGCAAGACCGCCCCATGGATTACACTCCAGCACCTACAATGCAGTTGGATCATAAAGTTACAATTGAG GAAGTTGAGGAGTATTTCACTGACTATATCGTGAATAACAGTTTAGGAATCATTGCAAATGCGCATACTGTCTTTGCTGATCGGGAACCACTAAAGGCCAGGAGTGAACCGTGTCTGGAGCTTGCGGAGCTCCACTCAATTGCAGTTGACTTTCCAAAGACTGGTGTTCCTGCTGAGATACCATCTCATCTACGTGTCAAAGAATTTCCTGATTTCATGGAAAAGTCTGACAAGCCAATGTATGATTCTCAGCGTGTCATTGGAAAGCTTTTTCGAGAGGTAAAAGGAAAGGCACCACTCACAAGCTCTATTAAGTCATTTACAAAACAAGTGGCTAGAAAATCATATGATAGTGACATGGAAGTAGATGGATTTGAGGATTATATTGCTGAAGCTTTTGATTACAAGAGCGAGTATGATTATAAATTGGGTAATTTGATGGACTACTATGGCATAGAAACTGAAGCAGAAATATTGAGTGGTGGTATCATGAAAATGTCAAGATCTTTTGACCGGAGAAATGATGCAGAAGCTGTTGGAAGGGCAATGACATCCTTAAGGAAGGAAGCTAAGACCTGGTTCAACACGAATGGTGATCACTTTGGTGATGCATGTGCAAAAGCATCAGCATGGTACCATGTCACTTATCATCCGAAATACTGGGGTTGCTACAACAAGGGACTGAACCGGGCTCACTACATTAGTTTCCCATGGTGTGTCTATGATAAGCTGATTCAGATAAAAAAAGCAAGCATAAGAAGGTCTCAGCAAATTTCTTTACTGGAGCTGCAGTTTAGTCATGGACTGAGATTCCTTTGA